In one Nicotiana sylvestris chromosome 8, ASM39365v2, whole genome shotgun sequence genomic region, the following are encoded:
- the LOC138876198 gene encoding uncharacterized protein, with protein sequence MPDEVLDLVGWARKLAASLAYDERNWRDLSKANGRLSTMVCAMWFFLGVLSLSNTNFFVAGISEFSEVRPCPLRRRKDLQFLRQKDNKRKRSSKDEDSHSKAGSARGHEEDVAADEDLIFIGRPMDINAPGKDDSILMARTRRPPETVEPAGLEAPSLEGEIPQVRKGEGLSLPGLAAGSRTSGTFDKLKSELLRYEAKLRNALNGEKSLRLLCDKKTRELTHLRSELDQSRDYKGILKKQLQRKTEMLERLRGEANQVNSECNDLKAQIDAHVAAKRNTLAKASALEIQLRNAREGDSVQASRIAKLEIDLLKMKAEVVDARAEAEEVRAKADKKVAIYLKDTDEAHTKLREASDRESRSNEYARCKSRRETLEEIHGKGFDLSEEIEHAKVDEFDTMFLVSDVEDNKEGAGEGAGPEGKKAKFPRVD encoded by the exons ATGCCAGATGAGGTCCTCGATCTTGTGGGCTGGGCCCGCAAACTGGCAGCCTCTTTGGCTTATGACGAGCGCAATTGGAGAGATTTGTCGAAAGCAAATGGGAGGCTAAGCACCATGGTATGTGCTATGTGGTTTTTTTTAGGAGTACTTTCCCTTTCGAACACTAATTTCTTTGTAGCAGGCATCAGTGAGTTCTCTGAGGTGAGACCATGCCCTTTGAGGAGGAGGAAGGACCTTCAATTTTTGAGACAGAAGGATAATAAAAGGAAACGGTCCTCGAAGGACGAGGATTCCCATAGCAAAGCAGGATCCGCCCGGGGGCACGAGGAGGACGTTGCCGCTGACGAAGACCTCATTTTTATCGGTCGCCCTATGGACATTAATGCACCTGGAAAGGATGACTCTATATTGATGGCTCGAACTAGGAGGCCTCCCGAGACTGTTGAGCCTGCTGGACTCGAGGCCCCTAGTCTCGAGGGAGAAATTCCACAAGTGAGGAAAGGTGAAGGTCTTTCACTACCTGGTTTGGCAGCTGGTTCTCGAACGTCGGGAA CCTTTGATAAGCTCAAGTCTGAGCTGCTTCGCTATGAGGCTAAGTTGCGTAATGCCTTGAATGGGGAGAAATctctcaggcttctttgtgataagaAGACAAGAGAGCTGACACATCTTCGATCGGAGTTGGACCAAAGTCGTGATTACAAAGGCATCCTCAAGAAACAG TTGCAGAGAAAGACAGAGATGCTGGAGCGCCTTCGGGGTGAAGCCAACCAGGTTAATTCTGAGTGCAACGACTTGAAGGCACAGATAGATGCTCATGTTGCGGCCAAAAGGAACACTTTGGCTAAGGCCTCCGCCCTTGAGATACAGCTTCGTAATGCTCGAGAAGGCGATTCGGTCCAGGCGAGCAGGATTGCTAAGCTTGAAATAgatcttttgaagatgaaggccgaAGTCGTGGACGCTCGAGCCGAAGCTGAAGAGGTTCGAGCAAAAGCCGACAAGAAGGTGGCCATCTATCTGAAAGATACTGATGAGGCTCATACGAAATTGAGGGAGGCTTCCGATCGAGAGAGTAGAAGCAATGAATATGCCCGATGCAAATCCCGGAGGGAAactctcgaggagattcatggTAAGGGCTTCGATCTCTCAGAGGAGATAGAGCATGCCAAGGTGGATGAGTTTGATACCATGTTCCTCGTTTCTGATGTTGAAGACAACAAGGAGGGGGCCGGTGAGGGGGCTGGTCCCGAGGGGAAAAAAGCTAAGTTCCCGAGGGTAGATTAG